AGCCGAGCGACGAGACGTCGACTCGAAAGGTTATAGCGGCCGCTCCCGCTATCGGCGGCCATGCTTACGTTCATCGGCCTCGGCCTCTACGACGAGCGATCGATTACCGTCGAAGGGCGGGAGGCGCTCCGCGCGGCCGACCGCGCTTACGCCGAGTTCTACACCAGCAAACTGCTCGGAACGACCGTCGAGGAACTCGAGTCTACCCACGACGTGACGATCGAAGTCAGGGACCGGGCCGGCGTCGAGCAACACCCGGACGACATCCTCGAGACCGCCGAGCGGGAGGACGTGGCGTTCCTGACCGCTGGAGACACGATGATTTCGACGACCCACGTCGATCTCCGGCTGCGCGCACACGACCGCGGCATCGAGACGCGGGTGATCCACGGCGTGACGGCACAGACGGCCGCCAGCGCGCTGACCGGGCTCCAGAACTACCGGTTCGGCAAGGCGACGACGCTGCCGTTCCCCTACGCTCACGGGGCGGAGGGACTCCCGGCGAGCGTGACGGAGACGATCGACGACAACCGCGCGGACGGCCTGCACACGGTCGTCTACCTCGACATCAAAGCGGATCGCGACGAGTACATGACCGCCGACGTCGGTGCCGAACTCCTCGCGGAGGCCTATCCCGACCTCGTCGGCGTCGTCGTCGCCCGCGCCGGCAGTCCCGACCCGCTCGTCGCGGCCGGCACGATGTCCGATCTCGTCGAGCGGTCGTTCGGCGACCCGCTCCACCTGCTCGTGATCCCCGGCGAGTGTCACCTCCTCGAGGCCGACGCACTGGTCGAACTCGGCGGGGCGGACAGAGAGACACTCGATGTCGTTTGAGAGGGACACCCTCGGCGCCGTCTGAGACTACACGTACTCGGCGTCGCAGCGAAAATCGGAGCGTCGTCGAACCTCGGAGATAGATGAGTTGTCGCTTAGCAACGGCATAAAACCCGGTTCGGAGACCGGCTCGAGAACCATTTTGCCGCACAATACCGGTTTAACAACTCTATTAACAAGTACGCAGGCTGGCACGGTTACGACGAGCGACATGGATAACGGAAACGACGCTAATCGCGGATCTTCCAGACGGCGAATGTTAGCCGCGCTCGGCGCAACGTCGGCGACGGTCGCCGGCTGCCTGGACTTCCTCTCCGACGGCGAGTCCGAGGGAGAGGGAGGTGACGACTCCGGGGACGACGGCAACGAGTCGGAGAACGGCGGCGACGAGACGAGCACTGAGGGAGTACAGTGGCCCGCGATCGACGACGGCGAACTGCTCGAGGACTTCGAGGGCGACCTGTACCAGCGGTCCGGCGACGTCTCGCCGGCACCCGACGAGGCGCGGCGGGGCTCACAGGCCGCAGTCGTCGAGAACGAAGACGGCGGCGAAGCCGGCCTGAGCGTGTACTTCTCGGACAATCTCGATCTTACCGAGTCTGACGTCTCCGTCGCAGTCAAACCCGAGTCCGCAAACCGGATCTACGTCGAGTTCATCGCGCCCGGCCGGAGTCGACGTCTTACCACGGTCCGCGTCGTCCCCGACGAGTACACCGGCTGGCTCCGACTCGACTGCGGGTACGAACACAAGCCGGCGGACGAGCCGGATCTGTCGGAAGTCAGCGCGATCAACATCCTCGCGACTAACGGCGACAGACCGGTCAAGATGTACGTCGACGACCTTCGCCGAACCGAATCCGTCGACAACGGAAAGGTCATCCTCTCGTTCTTCGGCGGCTTCGACTCGCAGTACGAGATCGGGGCCGAGATGCTCGAGGAGCGCGGGTGGACGGCCGCGGTTGCGGTCAACCCCGAGGCGATCGGTGCCGGCGGACGAATGGGCGTCAACGAACTCCAGGATCTACAAGATCGCGGCTGGGACATCTGTTCGCACCCGCCGACGAGCAGCCCCCTGTCCGACTTGCCCGAGGATCGACAGCGCCAGATTCTCGAACACTACCAGGGGCAACTGGAGAACCAGGGCTTCGAAAACGGAGCGCGCCACCTGTACGTTCCCGACGACCGAATGGACCAGACAACCCACGAGATCGTCAGAGACGTCCACGAGTCGGCGTTCCTGTTCGGAGCCTGTACGAGCACCATGCCGCCGACGGGGAGACACATGATCTCTCACATCTGGGGTCCGGACCTCCACGGCGGCGTTCGCCGTCACATCAACCTCGCCGACCAGTACAACCAGCTTACCGTCCTTCGCCTGCCGCGGATCGTCGACGAGGACGAGGTCGAGGGGAACCGGATGACCCTCGACGACTTCGAACACCTGCTCAATCACATCGAACACCGGGGTCTCGACGTGATCACGCCCTCCGATCTGGTCGACGGGACGTACGAGCGCGACAACGACGACGAAGACGTGAGCGCGAACCGACCGGACGGAACCATCTTCGAGGCCGGGCGGACGTACGATTTCAACGGATCCGGATCGGGGACCACGTCGACGTTCTCGCTCGACGAGGGGGTCGCCACCGCGAGCTTTTCTCACGACGGTGATGGCGATTTCACCGTCGAACTGGCCGGTAGCGACGGTGACACCTTCGTGACTACCGCCGGAAACACCGCCGGCGAGTCGATCGCGATCGTCGACGAGGGAGCCTATCAGCTCGAGATCGAGGCCGACGACACCTGGTCGCTCGCGCTCTCCCAGCCGGAGATTCACGGCGACAACCTCAACGAACTGCCGATCGAGCGCTCCGGAACTGGCTCGTCGTTCGTCGGCCCGATC
This DNA window, taken from Natronococcus sp. CG52, encodes the following:
- the dph5 gene encoding diphthine synthase codes for the protein MLTFIGLGLYDERSITVEGREALRAADRAYAEFYTSKLLGTTVEELESTHDVTIEVRDRAGVEQHPDDILETAEREDVAFLTAGDTMISTTHVDLRLRAHDRGIETRVIHGVTAQTAASALTGLQNYRFGKATTLPFPYAHGAEGLPASVTETIDDNRADGLHTVVYLDIKADRDEYMTADVGAELLAEAYPDLVGVVVARAGSPDPLVAAGTMSDLVERSFGDPLHLLVIPGECHLLEADALVELGGADRETLDVV
- a CDS encoding polysaccharide deacetylase family protein encodes the protein MDNGNDANRGSSRRRMLAALGATSATVAGCLDFLSDGESEGEGGDDSGDDGNESENGGDETSTEGVQWPAIDDGELLEDFEGDLYQRSGDVSPAPDEARRGSQAAVVENEDGGEAGLSVYFSDNLDLTESDVSVAVKPESANRIYVEFIAPGRSRRLTTVRVVPDEYTGWLRLDCGYEHKPADEPDLSEVSAINILATNGDRPVKMYVDDLRRTESVDNGKVILSFFGGFDSQYEIGAEMLEERGWTAAVAVNPEAIGAGGRMGVNELQDLQDRGWDICSHPPTSSPLSDLPEDRQRQILEHYQGQLENQGFENGARHLYVPDDRMDQTTHEIVRDVHESAFLFGACTSTMPPTGRHMISHIWGPDLHGGVRRHINLADQYNQLTVLRLPRIVDEDEVEGNRMTLDDFEHLLNHIEHRGLDVITPSDLVDGTYERDNDDEDVSANRPDGTIFEAGRTYDFNGSGSGTTSTFSLDEGVATASFSHDGDGDFTVELAGSDGDTFVTTAGNTAGESIAIVDEGAYQLEIEADDTWSLALSQPEIHGDNLNELPIERSGTGSSFVGPIWTEDDVSLSLTHDGDGDFIVDGHGADGSRESIVNQTGSFDNSRSYAANGTVWINIEADGEWTLEVQEG